One genomic segment of Vibrio sp. SCSIO 43136 includes these proteins:
- the fadA gene encoding acetyl-CoA C-acyltransferase FadA, whose product MNNVVIVDCLRTPMGRSKGGAFRHTRAEDLSAHLMKGILERNPQVNPEEIEDIYWGCVQQTLEQGFNVARNAALLAGLPINIGAVTVNRLCGSSMQALHDASRAIMVGDAEICLVGGVEHMGHVPMNHGVDFHPGLSKTVAKAAGMMGLTAEMLGKLHGISREQQDEFAARSHQRAHAATVEGRFKNEILPIEAHAEDGSLITLDYDEVIRPETSVEGLSQLRPVFDPANGTVTAGTSSALSDGASAMLMMSEEKANELGLKIRARVKSMAIAGCDPSIMGYGPVPATQKALKRAGLTIEDMDVVELNEAFAAQSLPCAKDLGLLDVMDEKVNLNGGAISLGHPLGCSGTRISTTLINLMEAKQAKYGLATMCIGLGQGIATIFERVE is encoded by the coding sequence ATGAATAACGTAGTAATAGTGGATTGTTTGCGTACTCCGATGGGACGTTCTAAGGGTGGTGCTTTCCGTCATACTCGTGCTGAAGACCTATCTGCACATCTGATGAAGGGGATTCTTGAGCGTAACCCTCAGGTTAACCCAGAAGAGATTGAAGATATCTACTGGGGCTGTGTGCAACAGACTCTAGAGCAAGGTTTCAACGTTGCTCGTAACGCAGCGCTGCTGGCTGGCCTACCAATCAACATTGGTGCCGTTACGGTTAACCGCCTATGTGGTTCTTCTATGCAAGCACTTCATGATGCTAGCCGTGCCATCATGGTTGGCGATGCTGAAATCTGCCTAGTTGGTGGTGTGGAGCATATGGGTCATGTGCCAATGAACCATGGTGTTGACTTCCACCCAGGCCTATCTAAGACGGTAGCAAAAGCGGCTGGCATGATGGGTCTTACCGCCGAGATGCTAGGTAAACTGCATGGCATTAGCCGTGAGCAGCAAGATGAATTTGCAGCACGTTCTCACCAACGAGCACATGCTGCAACGGTTGAGGGTCGCTTTAAGAATGAGATCCTGCCAATTGAAGCTCACGCTGAAGATGGCAGCTTGATCACGCTTGATTATGATGAGGTTATTCGTCCTGAGACATCGGTTGAGGGTTTATCACAGCTTCGTCCAGTGTTTGACCCAGCCAATGGTACGGTAACTGCTGGTACTTCTTCGGCACTATCTGATGGCGCTTCAGCCATGCTGATGATGAGCGAAGAGAAAGCCAACGAGCTTGGCCTCAAAATCCGTGCTCGCGTTAAATCGATGGCTATTGCTGGCTGCGATCCTTCTATCATGGGTTACGGTCCTGTACCTGCAACTCAAAAAGCGCTGAAGCGTGCAGGTCTAACGATTGAAGATATGGACGTTGTAGAGCTAAACGAAGCCTTTGCCGCTCAGTCTCTGCCATGTGCTAAAGACCTTGGTCTACTTGACGTCATGGATGAGAAGGTCAACCTAAATGGTGGTGCTATCTCACTAGGTCACCCACTCGGTTGTTCTGGTACTCGTATCTCAACCACGCTGATCAACCTGATGGAAGCTAAGCAAGCGAAATACGGCTTAGCGACTATGTGTATCGGTCTGGGTCAGGGTATTGCAACCATCTTTGAACGTGTTGAGTAA
- a CDS encoding MDR family oxidoreductase, with the protein MFNALILNQEEKRTIASIEQIDIDQLPQGDVLVDVDYSSLNYKDGLAITGKGKIIRNFPMVPGIDMAGTVASSEDPRYKAGDKVVLTGWGVGENHWGGMAQKARLKADWLVPMPKGLDSKKAMMVGTAGFTAMLCVQALLDGNVKPEDGEIVVTGASGGVGSVSVALLAQLGYKVAAVTGRIEENGPLLEKLGATRIIERGEFEEPARPLEKQIWAGAVDTVGSKVLAKLLAQMDYNSTVAACGLAGGFDLPTTVMPFILRNVRLQGVDSVSCPVEKRIAAWEKLVELLPESFYQQATSEVSLEEAPKVAEDITNGQITGRVVIKL; encoded by the coding sequence ATGTTCAATGCTTTAATTCTAAATCAAGAAGAAAAACGTACTATCGCATCTATCGAACAGATCGATATCGACCAACTGCCGCAAGGCGACGTACTGGTCGATGTGGATTACTCATCACTTAACTACAAAGATGGCCTAGCGATCACAGGTAAAGGCAAGATCATCCGTAACTTTCCTATGGTACCGGGTATCGATATGGCGGGCACCGTCGCATCCTCTGAAGACCCACGTTATAAAGCAGGCGACAAAGTCGTGCTGACTGGTTGGGGTGTCGGTGAGAACCACTGGGGCGGCATGGCGCAAAAAGCTCGCCTAAAAGCGGATTGGCTAGTACCTATGCCTAAGGGTCTAGATAGCAAAAAAGCAATGATGGTCGGTACGGCAGGTTTTACAGCAATGCTATGTGTTCAAGCACTGCTCGATGGCAACGTGAAACCAGAAGATGGTGAAATCGTGGTAACTGGCGCTAGTGGTGGTGTGGGCTCAGTGTCCGTCGCTTTGCTAGCACAGTTAGGCTACAAAGTGGCAGCAGTGACAGGTCGTATTGAAGAAAACGGTCCACTGCTAGAAAAGCTAGGCGCTACTCGCATTATTGAACGTGGTGAATTTGAAGAGCCAGCACGCCCACTTGAAAAGCAAATCTGGGCGGGCGCAGTAGATACTGTGGGTAGCAAAGTACTGGCAAAACTGCTGGCACAGATGGATTACAACAGCACCGTCGCCGCATGTGGCCTAGCCGGTGGTTTTGACCTACCAACCACGGTGATGCCATTTATCCTACGTAACGTTCGTCTACAGGGTGTGGATTCTGTAAGCTGCCCAGTAGAAAAGCGTATTGCCGCATGGGAGAAGCTAGTAGAACTACTGCCAGAGAGCTTCTATCAACAAGCAACCTCAGAGGTTTCACTAGAAGAGGCACCGAAGGTGGCTGAAGATATTACTAACGGCCAGATCACAGGTCGCGTGGTGATTAAGCTTTAA
- a CDS encoding LysR family transcriptional regulator, translating into MELEEIYRRDLNLLVALRVLIEEGSVSQAAVRLNLSQSAMSRILGRLRELLNDPLFTRQGHQLIPTEAAIEYNRQLNAPLDSLMQLLTPQQFEPLKCEQTFTIATTDYALQTILPFALPRIYQEAPQLKFDFIPIQHENLNSQLTTQGADLAICRPIGPVAPLNSEILGRVGVACLISKQHPLAQREMTLEDYFQYPHAMIAISDGVKALLDQALVDKPARNLVLRAYHLEAALAIIDTMPLIITVPADLAYLVSDRYDLMIKPLPFEFTPFEYSMIWHPRCDQSPAQIWLRNIVKEECGRLIEKRIEDIGFLE; encoded by the coding sequence ATGGAATTAGAAGAAATTTACCGTCGAGATTTAAACCTGCTGGTGGCACTGAGAGTCTTGATTGAGGAGGGCAGTGTCAGTCAAGCGGCTGTTCGGCTTAACTTAAGCCAGTCGGCAATGAGCCGCATTTTGGGGCGACTGCGGGAGCTTCTTAACGATCCACTCTTTACCCGCCAAGGGCACCAGTTAATCCCCACTGAAGCTGCAATTGAATACAATCGTCAGTTAAACGCTCCGCTGGATTCACTGATGCAACTGTTGACCCCTCAGCAATTCGAGCCGCTTAAGTGCGAGCAGACATTTACTATCGCGACGACAGATTATGCGTTGCAAACCATCTTGCCATTTGCCCTACCGAGAATCTATCAAGAAGCGCCACAACTCAAGTTTGATTTTATCCCGATTCAGCATGAAAACCTCAATAGCCAGCTGACTACTCAAGGTGCAGATTTGGCTATCTGCCGACCAATTGGACCGGTTGCGCCACTCAATAGTGAGATTTTGGGGCGAGTTGGGGTTGCATGTTTGATATCTAAACAGCACCCATTGGCCCAACGTGAAATGACGCTCGAGGATTACTTTCAATACCCTCATGCCATGATTGCTATCAGTGATGGGGTGAAGGCTTTGCTCGATCAAGCCTTGGTGGATAAACCTGCGCGAAATTTGGTATTGAGGGCTTATCACCTTGAAGCGGCACTGGCGATTATCGACACCATGCCACTGATCATTACGGTACCTGCGGATCTCGCGTATTTGGTCTCTGATCGCTACGATCTGATGATCAAGCCTTTGCCATTTGAGTTTACACCCTTTGAGTATTCGATGATCTGGCATCCACGCTGCGATCAGTCGCCAGCACAGATTTGGCTGCGTAATATCGTCAAAGAAGAGTGTGGACGTTTGATTGAGAAGAGAATCGAGGATATCGGGTTTTTGGAATAG
- the tusA gene encoding sulfurtransferase TusA — protein MLDTTLATHTLEAEGLRCPEPVMMVRKMIRKLQDGEVLLVKADDPSTTRDIPSFCRFMDHTLIASHTDSLPYLYLIKKGLE, from the coding sequence ATGCTTGATACAACCCTTGCTACACATACGCTTGAAGCCGAAGGGCTGCGTTGCCCAGAGCCTGTTATGATGGTAAGAAAAATGATTCGAAAACTTCAAGATGGGGAAGTGTTGTTGGTGAAAGCAGACGACCCATCAACCACTCGAGACATCCCTAGCTTTTGTCGTTTTATGGATCACACACTGATTGCAAGCCATACCGACAGCCTGCCATATCTGTACTTGATCAAGAAAGGTTTGGAATAA
- a CDS encoding TMEM165/GDT1 family protein: MSIIAISTMTVALAEIGDKTQLLSLLLASRYRKPVPIIAAIFAATLLNHALAAWLGVVVADFISEQLLRYVVAASFLAMALWILIPDKLDDDESISARGPFVASFIAFFIAEIGDKTQIATSILGAQYQDAVWAVIFGTTIGMLLANVPVVIIGKLSADKLPLDWIRRITCGLFLLLALGAILF, encoded by the coding sequence GTGAGCATTATTGCTATTTCTACTATGACCGTCGCACTGGCGGAAATTGGTGACAAAACCCAACTACTGTCTCTATTGTTGGCCAGTCGCTACCGTAAACCCGTTCCAATTATTGCTGCCATTTTTGCAGCAACACTCCTCAATCATGCGTTAGCCGCTTGGCTTGGTGTTGTGGTCGCTGATTTTATTTCCGAACAGTTGCTTCGTTACGTGGTTGCTGCCAGTTTTCTCGCTATGGCCCTATGGATATTGATCCCGGATAAACTCGATGATGATGAATCCATCTCTGCTCGAGGTCCATTTGTTGCTAGCTTCATCGCATTCTTTATTGCTGAAATTGGCGATAAGACCCAGATCGCAACATCTATCCTAGGGGCTCAATATCAGGATGCTGTTTGGGCGGTGATTTTTGGTACTACCATAGGCATGTTACTGGCCAATGTGCCTGTAGTAATTATCGGTAAGTTATCTGCAGATAAACTGCCGCTTGATTGGATTCGACGCATCACATGTGGCTTATTCTTACTCTTGGCGCTTGGGGCAATATTGTTCTAA
- the glyQ gene encoding glycine--tRNA ligase subunit alpha, whose protein sequence is MQKFDIKTFQGMILALQDYWAQQGCTIVQPLDMEVGAGTSHPMTCLRALGPEPISTAYVQPSRRPTDGRYGENPNRLQHYYQFQVILKPSPDNIQELYLGSLEVLGVDPQVHDIRFVEDNWENPTLGAWGLGWEVWLNGMEVTQFTYFQQVGGLECKPVTGEITYGIERLAMYIQGVDSVYDLVWNIAPDGSKVTYGDIFHQNEVEQSTYNFEHADVDFLFTFFDQCEKECKELLELEKPLPLPAYERILKAGHAFNLLDARKAISVTERQRYILRIRDLTKSVAEAYYASREALGFPMLKKDEEK, encoded by the coding sequence ATGCAAAAATTCGATATCAAGACCTTTCAGGGTATGATCCTCGCGCTGCAGGATTATTGGGCCCAACAAGGCTGTACCATTGTACAACCGCTAGACATGGAAGTAGGTGCAGGCACCTCTCACCCTATGACGTGTCTACGTGCACTTGGCCCAGAGCCAATCTCAACCGCTTACGTTCAGCCATCACGTCGTCCAACCGACGGCCGTTACGGTGAGAACCCTAACCGTCTACAACACTACTACCAATTCCAGGTGATCCTTAAGCCATCACCGGACAACATCCAAGAGCTATACCTTGGCTCGCTAGAGGTACTAGGCGTTGACCCACAAGTACACGACATCCGTTTCGTAGAAGATAACTGGGAAAACCCAACGCTAGGCGCATGGGGTCTAGGCTGGGAAGTATGGCTAAACGGCATGGAAGTAACCCAGTTTACTTACTTCCAGCAGGTTGGCGGTCTTGAGTGTAAGCCAGTAACTGGCGAGATCACTTACGGTATCGAGCGTCTTGCAATGTACATTCAGGGTGTGGATTCTGTTTACGACTTAGTGTGGAACATCGCACCAGACGGCTCTAAAGTGACTTACGGTGATATCTTCCACCAAAACGAGGTTGAGCAATCAACTTATAACTTTGAGCACGCAGACGTAGATTTCCTATTCACCTTCTTCGACCAGTGCGAGAAAGAGTGTAAAGAGCTACTTGAGCTTGAAAAGCCACTACCCCTTCCAGCGTACGAGCGCATCCTTAAAGCGGGCCACGCCTTCAACCTACTAGACGCACGTAAAGCGATCTCAGTAACTGAACGCCAACGCTACATCCTACGTATCCGTGACCTGACCAAGTCAGTTGCAGAGGCGTACTACGCATCTCGTGAAGCACTAGGCTTCCCAATGCTAAAAAAGGATGAGGAGAAGTAA
- the glyS gene encoding glycine--tRNA ligase subunit beta produces MAKEFLIELGTEELPPTQLRTLAEAFANNFEAELKAAELTHEGIKWFAAPRRLALKVAALAECQADKVVEKRGPAVSVAFDADGNATKAAQGWARGNGITVEQADRLKTDKGEWLLFKQEVKGKNTAEIIVELAAKALANLPIAKPMRWGSTETQFIRPVKTLTMLMGDELIAGEILGVTSDRTIRGHRFMGEQEFTIDSAEQYPAILEERGKVMADYKARKAIIIAESQKAAAAVGGIADLEDDLVEEVTSLVEWPVVLTAKFEEEFLNVPSEALVYTMKGDQKYFPVYDENKKLLPNFIFVSNIESKEPRHVIEGNEKVVRPRLADAEFFFNTDRKRPLIDRLPELDNAIFQKKLGTIKDKTNRITELAGYIAEQIGADVELSKRAGLLAKCDLMTSMVFEFTDTQGVMGMHYARHDGENEQVAVALNEQYMPRFAGDDLPSNGVSTAVAMADKLDTIVGIFGIGQAPKGSDPFALRRASLGVLRIIVEYGYNLDLVDLIAKAKSLFGDRLTNDKVEHDVIEFMLGRFRAWYQDEGFSVDIIQAVLARRPTKPADFDQRVKAVSHFRDLEAAEALAAANKRVGNILAKFDGELAQEIDLSLLQEDAEKTLAESVEVMTEALEPAFATGNYQDALSKLADLREPVDAFFDNVMVMADDEALKKNRLTLLNNLRNLFLQIADISLLQK; encoded by the coding sequence ATGGCAAAAGAATTTCTGATTGAGCTAGGTACAGAAGAGCTGCCACCAACGCAACTTCGTACTCTGGCAGAAGCATTCGCAAACAACTTCGAAGCTGAGCTAAAAGCGGCTGAGCTGACTCACGAAGGCATCAAATGGTTTGCTGCACCTCGTCGTCTAGCGCTAAAAGTGGCTGCTCTGGCAGAATGCCAAGCGGACAAAGTGGTTGAGAAGCGCGGCCCTGCGGTATCGGTAGCCTTTGATGCTGACGGTAATGCAACCAAAGCGGCTCAAGGCTGGGCTCGTGGTAACGGCATCACCGTTGAGCAAGCTGACCGTCTGAAGACTGATAAAGGCGAGTGGCTGCTGTTCAAACAAGAAGTGAAAGGCAAAAACACTGCCGAGATCATTGTTGAACTTGCAGCAAAAGCACTAGCAAACTTACCGATTGCCAAACCTATGCGTTGGGGTAGCACTGAGACTCAGTTTATCCGCCCGGTTAAGACCCTAACTATGCTGATGGGCGATGAGCTTATTGCTGGTGAAATCCTTGGCGTTACATCTGATCGCACTATCCGTGGTCACCGCTTTATGGGTGAGCAAGAGTTCACTATCGACTCGGCTGAGCAGTACCCTGCGATCCTAGAAGAGCGTGGCAAGGTAATGGCTGATTACAAAGCGCGTAAGGCGATCATCATTGCTGAATCTCAAAAAGCCGCGGCGGCAGTTGGCGGTATCGCTGATCTAGAAGATGACCTAGTAGAAGAAGTAACTTCTCTAGTTGAGTGGCCAGTGGTTCTTACAGCGAAGTTTGAAGAAGAGTTCCTAAACGTGCCTTCTGAAGCGCTGGTTTACACCATGAAAGGTGACCAGAAGTACTTCCCTGTTTACGATGAGAACAAGAAGCTACTACCAAACTTTATCTTTGTATCTAACATCGAGTCGAAAGAGCCTCGTCACGTGATCGAAGGTAACGAGAAGGTAGTACGTCCACGTCTAGCAGATGCGGAGTTCTTCTTTAACACTGACCGTAAGCGTCCTCTGATTGACCGTCTTCCTGAGCTAGATAACGCTATCTTCCAGAAGAAGCTAGGTACTATCAAAGATAAGACTAACCGTATCACTGAGCTGGCTGGCTACATCGCTGAGCAGATCGGTGCGGACGTTGAGCTATCTAAGCGTGCTGGCCTACTGGCGAAATGTGACCTAATGACCTCGATGGTATTCGAATTTACCGATACTCAGGGTGTTATGGGCATGCACTACGCTCGCCACGATGGTGAGAACGAGCAAGTAGCGGTTGCACTAAACGAGCAGTACATGCCTCGTTTTGCAGGTGACGACCTACCATCAAACGGTGTTTCGACAGCGGTTGCAATGGCAGACAAGCTAGATACTATCGTTGGTATCTTCGGTATAGGCCAAGCGCCAAAAGGTTCTGACCCATTTGCGCTACGTCGTGCATCACTAGGTGTACTGCGTATCATCGTTGAATACGGCTACAACCTAGACCTAGTTGACCTGATCGCTAAGGCGAAATCGCTATTTGGCGACCGCCTGACTAACGATAAAGTTGAGCATGACGTGATCGAGTTTATGCTAGGCCGTTTCCGTGCTTGGTACCAAGACGAAGGCTTCAGCGTAGACATCATCCAAGCGGTGCTAGCACGTCGTCCAACTAAGCCTGCAGACTTTGACCAGCGTGTTAAAGCGGTATCTCACTTCCGTGACCTTGAAGCGGCAGAAGCACTAGCAGCAGCGAACAAGCGTGTAGGTAACATCCTAGCGAAATTCGATGGTGAGCTGGCGCAAGAGATCGACCTGTCTCTTCTACAAGAAGATGCAGAGAAGACCCTAGCAGAAAGCGTTGAAGTGATGACAGAAGCACTAGAGCCTGCGTTCGCAACCGGTAACTACCAAGATGCACTAAGCAAGCTTGCAGACCTACGTGAGCCTGTGGATGCATTCTTCGATAACGTAATGGTAATGGCCGATGACGAAGCTCTGAAGAAGAACCGTCTAACGCTACTCAACAACCTACGTAACCTGTTCCTACAGATCGCTGATATCTCACTTCTACAGAAGTAA
- a CDS encoding alpha-amylase, with protein sequence MKKTVLALSIGLFSACSQIPDNAILLSVGEDTAVFEQNSQGLLVAEQKLGKGSYTFTIGDNQQTCGSSFALAEDKRVKFNRALKMDNCATDTEMPLRIFKANTYQFTLNPTSNELTVKIKPKQSQSFTYTCPVATDTPKTIDVAKTFANGTKVRDALTGQEATVDNGTIIMQPGPMSQGLLLLEQVEQQVEPAFSWDNATIYFVMTDRFHNGNPDNDNSYGRSKDGKYEIGTFHGGDLAGLTEKLDYIQSLGVNAIWITSPLEQIHGWVGGGDKGDFKHYGYHGYYHQDWTKLDANMGTEDELRTFVDTAHEKGIRVVWDVVMNHTGYATLADMQEFGFGQLHLDEQEAKEVLGESWTDWQPKSGQCWHSFNDYIKYGDSEAWDKWWGKAWIRTDIGNYDAPGYNDRTMSLNYLPDLKTESAETTGLPNFFRKKETNAQDIERTPRAHLIAWLSEWVREYGIDGFRVDTAKHVEMEAWAELKASTTQALEEWKQKNPDKALDDLPFWMTGEVWAHSVVKTPYFDHGFDSIINFEFQGDVAPKALKCFAKLDSDYQRYAERINQDPEFNVLSYLSSHDTQLFWSARSRSFDDQAKAANALMLAPGAVQIYYGDEIARDFGTTGSDAHQGTRSDMPWHQIKGQRADLLEHWQKLGEFRQRHPAVAQGKHITRQQQGYYAFERQYKDDKVLIVYTGE encoded by the coding sequence ATGAAAAAAACAGTACTCGCACTCTCAATTGGACTATTTAGCGCCTGTAGCCAGATTCCAGATAACGCAATTTTACTCAGCGTTGGTGAGGATACGGCAGTATTCGAACAAAACTCTCAAGGACTATTGGTTGCTGAACAGAAATTAGGGAAAGGCAGCTACACCTTTACTATCGGAGATAACCAACAAACCTGTGGCAGCAGCTTTGCCTTGGCAGAAGATAAACGCGTTAAGTTCAATCGTGCCCTTAAGATGGACAACTGTGCCACTGACACCGAGATGCCCCTGCGTATCTTCAAAGCCAATACCTATCAATTTACCCTTAACCCCACCAGCAACGAGTTAACGGTAAAGATCAAGCCAAAACAGAGCCAGAGTTTTACTTATACCTGTCCCGTCGCCACTGATACACCCAAAACCATCGACGTGGCTAAGACCTTCGCCAACGGCACCAAGGTTCGTGACGCACTAACAGGGCAAGAAGCGACAGTAGATAATGGCACTATAATTATGCAGCCAGGTCCTATGAGCCAAGGTCTACTATTACTCGAGCAAGTCGAACAACAAGTTGAGCCTGCATTTAGCTGGGACAATGCCACGATTTACTTCGTGATGACCGACCGCTTCCACAATGGCAATCCAGACAACGACAACAGCTATGGCCGCAGCAAAGATGGTAAATATGAGATCGGTACTTTTCATGGTGGCGACCTTGCTGGTCTTACCGAAAAGCTCGACTACATCCAATCGCTAGGCGTCAATGCCATCTGGATCACCTCGCCACTGGAGCAGATCCACGGCTGGGTTGGCGGTGGTGATAAAGGGGACTTCAAACACTACGGCTACCACGGCTACTACCACCAAGACTGGACCAAGCTCGATGCCAACATGGGCACCGAAGATGAGCTACGCACCTTTGTCGATACGGCGCATGAAAAAGGCATCCGTGTGGTGTGGGACGTGGTGATGAACCACACTGGCTACGCAACACTGGCAGATATGCAGGAGTTTGGTTTTGGTCAGCTCCACCTTGACGAGCAAGAAGCTAAAGAGGTGCTTGGCGAGAGTTGGACCGACTGGCAACCAAAGTCCGGCCAGTGCTGGCATAGCTTTAACGACTACATCAAATACGGTGATAGCGAAGCGTGGGATAAATGGTGGGGCAAAGCGTGGATCCGTACCGACATCGGCAACTACGACGCCCCTGGGTATAATGATCGCACCATGTCGCTCAACTATCTGCCCGACCTGAAAACCGAATCGGCTGAAACCACTGGACTGCCGAACTTCTTCCGCAAAAAAGAGACCAATGCGCAAGATATCGAACGGACCCCACGAGCCCACTTGATCGCTTGGCTATCTGAATGGGTACGTGAGTATGGTATCGATGGCTTCCGTGTTGATACCGCAAAACATGTCGAGATGGAGGCATGGGCTGAGCTTAAAGCCAGCACCACCCAAGCATTAGAGGAATGGAAACAAAAAAACCCAGACAAAGCTCTCGACGACTTGCCATTCTGGATGACAGGTGAAGTATGGGCACATAGCGTGGTGAAAACACCTTATTTTGATCACGGCTTCGACTCAATCATCAACTTTGAGTTCCAAGGTGATGTTGCGCCTAAAGCGCTAAAATGTTTTGCCAAGCTGGATAGTGACTATCAACGCTACGCTGAACGTATCAACCAAGACCCTGAGTTCAACGTGCTAAGTTACCTTTCTTCGCATGATACCCAACTGTTTTGGTCAGCCCGCAGTCGCAGCTTCGATGACCAAGCCAAAGCGGCCAATGCGCTAATGCTTGCCCCTGGTGCGGTTCAAATCTACTACGGCGATGAAATCGCCCGTGACTTTGGAACCACAGGCTCAGATGCCCACCAAGGAACCCGCTCCGATATGCCATGGCATCAGATCAAAGGCCAGCGTGCAGATTTACTTGAACACTGGCAAAAGCTAGGCGAATTTCGTCAACGCCACCCAGCGGTTGCGCAGGGCAAACACATCACTCGTCAGCAACAAGGCTATTACGCTTTTGAGCGCCAATACAAAGATGACAAAGTGTTGATCGTATATACGGGTGAATAA
- a CDS encoding valine--pyruvate transaminase, translated as MQFSKFGEKFNQYSGITQLMDDLNDGLRTPGAIMLGGGNPAAIPEMLDYYHQATQELLDSNELVAALANYDGPQGKDLFVKALASLLKNTYGWNISEKNISLTNGSQSGFFYLFNLFAGKHADGSHKKILLPLAPEYIGYGDAGIDEDIFISYHPEIEMLDNRQFKYHVDFEQMKVDDSVAAICVSRPTNPTGNVLTDQEIHKLDKLAQQHDIPLIIDNAYGLPFPNIIFEDVEPFWNENTILCMSLSKLGLPGVRCGIVIASEEVTQAMTNMNGIISLAPGSVGPALGHHMIEKQDLLRLSHDVILPFYQQKSQRAVELLQQAIPDPRFRIHKPEGAIFLWLWFDELPITTMELYKRLKARGVLIVPGEYFFIGQQDDWDHAHQCLRMNYVQDDDKMQQGIAVIAEEVIKAYAK; from the coding sequence ATGCAGTTCTCAAAGTTTGGTGAAAAATTTAATCAGTATTCAGGCATAACCCAATTAATGGATGATCTTAATGACGGGCTGCGTACACCAGGTGCCATCATGCTCGGCGGCGGTAACCCAGCAGCCATCCCAGAGATGCTCGATTACTACCATCAAGCCACTCAAGAGCTACTAGATAGCAATGAATTGGTCGCTGCACTAGCAAACTATGATGGCCCTCAAGGCAAAGACTTGTTTGTTAAAGCGCTCGCTAGCTTGCTTAAAAACACTTATGGCTGGAACATCAGCGAAAAAAACATCTCGCTTACTAATGGCAGTCAAAGTGGCTTCTTTTATCTATTTAATCTGTTTGCAGGCAAACATGCCGATGGGTCGCACAAGAAAATTCTTCTGCCATTAGCTCCCGAGTATATTGGCTATGGTGATGCTGGCATTGATGAGGATATCTTTATCTCTTATCACCCAGAAATCGAAATGCTCGACAATCGTCAGTTCAAATATCATGTCGACTTTGAACAGATGAAGGTCGATGACTCCGTGGCGGCAATTTGTGTTTCTCGCCCAACCAACCCAACAGGCAACGTATTAACCGACCAAGAGATCCACAAGCTCGATAAGTTAGCCCAGCAACATGATATTCCTCTGATCATCGATAACGCTTACGGTTTGCCATTTCCCAACATCATCTTTGAAGATGTTGAACCGTTTTGGAATGAAAACACTATTTTGTGCATGAGCCTTTCCAAACTCGGATTGCCCGGCGTTCGCTGCGGCATTGTGATTGCGAGTGAAGAAGTAACACAAGCAATGACCAACATGAACGGCATCATCAGCCTAGCACCAGGCAGCGTAGGGCCAGCATTAGGCCACCACATGATCGAGAAGCAAGATCTTCTAAGGCTGAGCCACGATGTGATCTTGCCGTTTTACCAGCAAAAGTCGCAGCGAGCAGTGGAGCTGCTGCAACAAGCGATCCCCGATCCTCGCTTTCGCATTCATAAACCGGAAGGCGCTATCTTCCTCTGGCTATGGTTTGACGAATTGCCTATCACCACCATGGAGCTGTATAAACGCCTTAAAGCCCGTGGAGTATTAATCGTACCGGGTGAATACTTCTTTATCGGCCAACAAGACGATTGGGACCACGCTCACCAATGCTTACGCATGAACTATGTTCAAGACGATGACAAGATGCAGCAAGGAATTGCGGTGATTGCAGAGGAAGTGATCAAGGCCTACGCAAAGTAA